One genomic window of Methanosphaera cuniculi includes the following:
- a CDS encoding M24 family metallopeptidase translates to MLEKYEKAGKIASKVRKEAAKKITAGMKVADMVDFVESSIKSTGAGLSFPCNVSINQIAAHYTSDPGDETLFCSGDIVKLDMGAEVDGYISDTAVTVIVEGDNAPNTTDDGKLIKMPGRLDDGNPTITEDELEERYKIEEASRMALENAISIIREGTTLNDIGAIVQKTIQDMGFTPIVNLSGHSLEQNNLHAGLTIPNFPDGSDHKLQEGDHIAVEPFATNGVGLVTDLPNAYIYSYLRNRPLRQPDAKQLLKYISQNNAHFPFSKNALVEKFDPKKLNRAMRPLITSRAIYPYSALKEKENGMVAQTEHTIIVEKDGCQITTL, encoded by the coding sequence ATGTTAGAAAAATATGAAAAAGCAGGAAAAATCGCATCTAAAGTACGTAAAGAGGCAGCAAAAAAAATTACTGCAGGAATGAAAGTAGCTGACATGGTAGATTTTGTTGAATCATCAATAAAAAGCACAGGAGCAGGACTATCATTTCCATGTAATGTATCAATAAACCAGATAGCAGCACACTATACATCAGATCCTGGTGATGAAACACTATTTTGTAGTGGAGATATTGTAAAACTAGATATGGGAGCAGAAGTTGATGGATACATATCAGATACTGCAGTAACAGTAATTGTAGAAGGTGATAATGCACCAAATACTACTGATGATGGAAAACTAATAAAAATGCCAGGACGTCTTGATGATGGAAATCCAACAATAACTGAAGATGAACTTGAAGAACGCTATAAAATTGAAGAAGCATCACGTATGGCACTTGAAAATGCTATAAGTATAATACGTGAAGGAACCACACTTAATGATATAGGTGCAATTGTTCAAAAAACAATACAAGATATGGGATTTACACCAATTGTTAATCTATCAGGACATAGTCTTGAACAAAATAATTTACATGCTGGTCTTACAATACCAAACTTCCCTGATGGAAGTGATCATAAACTACAAGAAGGAGATCATATAGCAGTTGAACCATTTGCAACAAATGGAGTTGGACTAGTAACAGATCTTCCAAATGCATATATTTACTCATACCTACGTAACAGACCACTAAGACAACCTGATGCAAAACAATTACTAAAATATATAAGTCAAAACAATGCTCATTTCCCATTTTCAAAAAATGCATTAGTTGAAAAATTCGATCCTAAAAAACTTAACCGTGCAATGAGACCACTTATTACATCACGTGCAATTTATCCATACAGTGCACTTAAAGAAAAAGAAAATGGAATGGTAGCACAAACAGAACATACAATAATTGTAGAAAAAGATGGATGTCAAATAACAACATTATAA
- the frhD gene encoding coenzyme F420-reducing hydrogenase, FrhD protein, producing the protein MTYDAEVLVIGCGNVLFKDDGFGPTTIKEIEEHLDERPLPDNVMTIDAGTSAPHYLFSLPNPMWKKLIILDIADFGGEPGEVRILSRDDVPQGKYQDPHSLSVADPLDLTEAEIVIIACQPEDVSSPYVVYGLSESVKKAMPKAIDMVYEQVEI; encoded by the coding sequence TTGACATACGATGCAGAAGTACTTGTTATAGGCTGTGGAAATGTATTATTTAAAGATGATGGATTTGGACCTACAACAATAAAAGAAATAGAAGAACACCTTGATGAAAGACCACTACCAGATAATGTAATGACAATAGACGCCGGAACAAGTGCACCACACTATCTGTTCTCACTACCAAACCCCATGTGGAAGAAATTAATCATACTAGATATTGCAGATTTTGGAGGAGAACCTGGAGAAGTACGTATTCTTTCACGTGATGATGTACCACAAGGAAAATATCAAGATCCTCATTCATTATCTGTTGCAGATCCACTTGATTTAACTGAAGCTGAGATTGTAATTATTGCATGTCAACCTGAAGATGTATCATCACCATACGTTGTATATGGCTTATCTGAATCTGTTAAAAAAGCTATGCCTAAAGCAATTGATATGGTATATGAACAAGTAGAAATATAA